The Denticeps clupeoides chromosome 5, fDenClu1.1, whole genome shotgun sequence genome includes a region encoding these proteins:
- the LOC114789941 gene encoding vitelline membrane outer layer protein 1 homolog yields the protein MNSFTTLCFLAAVATGLCGVKEKSFSMKAGVKFNSRAYTSMLTANNGGEFGNWTWPEMCPDEFFAVGFSLRVEGNQYGLDDTALNGIRLICGKKEDRSFLYTVESHTGYYGEWTETQWCPSGVLKSFQLRVEPSQGMFGDDTSANNIKFRCSSNPSLEGVGMEWGEYGHWSQECTDGGICGIETKMEEFQYGLDDSTLNDVRFHCCSSFQQ from the exons ATGAACTCCTTCACTACACTCTGCTTTCTGGCTGCTGTGGCCACAGGACTGTGTGGGGTCAAGGAGAAGTCCTTTTCAATGAAAGCAGGAGTCAAATTCAACAGCAGAGCCTACACCTCCATGCTCACTGCAAACAATGGCGGGGAATTTGGGAACTGGACCTGGCCAGAGATGTGTCCTGACGAATTCTTCGCCGTTGGATTCAGTTTACGG GTGGAGGGTAACCAGTATGGGCTGGATGACACTGCTCTCAATGGGATTCGCCTCATCTGTGGCAAGAAGGAGGACAGGAGTTTCCTGTACACTGTGGAGTCTCACACGGGATA CTATGGTGAATGGACAGAAACCCAGTGGTGCCCCAGCGGAGTTCTGAAGTCCTTCCAGCTGCGCGTGGAGCCATCCCAGGGCATGTTTGGCGATGACACCTCGGCCAACAACATCAAGTTCCGCTGCAGCAGCAACCCCTCCCTGGAGGGGGTGGGCATGGAATGGGGCGAGTATGGCCACTGGAGCCAGGAGTGCACAGACGGTGGCATCTGTGGCATCGAGACCAAGATGGAAGAGTTCCAGTACGGTCTGGACGACTCCACCCTGAACGATGTCCGCTTCCACTGCTGTTCCAGCTTCCAGCAGTAA